One window of the Vigna radiata var. radiata cultivar VC1973A unplaced genomic scaffold, Vradiata_ver6 scaffold_264, whole genome shotgun sequence genome contains the following:
- the LOC106755205 gene encoding putative glucose-6-phosphate 1-epimerase isoform X2: MSGEKEKTSAPSSSPYVEFCKGVNGLDKVILRESRGSSAEVYLYGAHVTSWKNDHGEELLFLSSKAVFKPPKAIRGGIPICFPQFGGLGTLDQHGFARNRLWSIDDDPPPFPTNTLSKAFVDLILKTSEEDSKNWPHNFEYRLRIALGPGGDLMLTSRIRNTNSEGKPFSFTFAYHTYFSVSDISEVRVEGLETLDYLDNLQNKERFTEQGDALTFESEVDKIYLSTPTKIAIIDHEKKRTFVVRKDGLPDAVVWNPWDKKAKAMADFGDDEYKHMLCVEAAAIEKPITLKPGEEWKGRLELSAVPSSYCSGQLDPQRVLLGS, from the exons ATGAGTGGCGAAAAGGAAAAAACCTCTGCACCTTCTTCTTCGCCTTATGTTGAGTTCTGCAAAGGAGTCAATGGCCTTGACAAGGTTATCCTCCGCGAATCGCGTGGCTCCTCCGCCGAG GTGTATCTGTACGGTGCACACGTGACGTCGTGGAAGAACGACCATGGCGAGGAATTACTTTTTCTCAGTAGTaag GCTGTATTTAAGCCTCCAAAGGCAATTCGGGGAGGGATTCCAATTTGCTTTCCTCAA TTTGGAGGCCTTGGCACTCTCGACCAACATGGATTTGCTAGAAATCGATTGTGGAGCATTGATGATGATCCTCCTCCATTTCCAACAAATACGTTGAGCAAAGCCTTTGTTGATTTGATACTTAAGACCTCTGAAGAAGACTCAAAAAATTGGCCTcacaa TTTTGAATACCGTCTTCGGATAGCTTTGGGACCAGGAGGAGATCTGATGTTGACATCACGGATCAGGAACACAAACAGCGAGGGAAAACCATTTTCGTTCACCTTTGCATACCATACATATTTCTCTGTATCAGACATAAG TGAAGTTCGAGTGGAGGGATTGGAGACCTTGGATTATCTCGATAATTTGCAGAACAAGGAACGTTTTACTGAACAGGGGGATGCTTTAACGTTTGAATCAGAA GTTGACAAGATATATCTTAGCACTCCTACAAAGATTGCAATTATTGATCATGAAAAGAAGAGAACATTTGTTGTCCGTAAAGATGGCCTTCCTGATGCTG TGGTGTGGAATCCTTGGGATAAGAAAGCAAAGGCCATGGCTGATTTTGGTGATGATGAGTACAAGCATATGCTCTGTGTAGAGGCTGCTGCTATTGAGAAGCCTATCACTTTGAAACCTGGAGAAGAATGGAAAGGAAGGTTAGAGCTTTCAGCTGTTCCCTCTAGTTATTGCAGTGGACAACTTGATCCCCAGAGAGTTCTTCTGGGAAGCTGA
- the LOC106755205 gene encoding putative glucose-6-phosphate 1-epimerase isoform X1, with translation MSGEKEKTSAPSSSPYVEFCKGVNGLDKVILRESRGSSAEVYLYGAHVTSWKNDHGEELLFLSSKAVFKPPKAIRGGIPICFPQFGGLGTLDQHGFARNRLWSIDDDPPPFPTNTLSKAFVDLILKTSEEDSKNWPHKYKKYLICCLCLYFFKNLLISYFELGILCFLMLLYTVLFVCSFEYRLRIALGPGGDLMLTSRIRNTNSEGKPFSFTFAYHTYFSVSDISEVRVEGLETLDYLDNLQNKERFTEQGDALTFESEVDKIYLSTPTKIAIIDHEKKRTFVVRKDGLPDAVVWNPWDKKAKAMADFGDDEYKHMLCVEAAAIEKPITLKPGEEWKGRLELSAVPSSYCSGQLDPQRVLLGS, from the exons ATGAGTGGCGAAAAGGAAAAAACCTCTGCACCTTCTTCTTCGCCTTATGTTGAGTTCTGCAAAGGAGTCAATGGCCTTGACAAGGTTATCCTCCGCGAATCGCGTGGCTCCTCCGCCGAG GTGTATCTGTACGGTGCACACGTGACGTCGTGGAAGAACGACCATGGCGAGGAATTACTTTTTCTCAGTAGTaag GCTGTATTTAAGCCTCCAAAGGCAATTCGGGGAGGGATTCCAATTTGCTTTCCTCAA TTTGGAGGCCTTGGCACTCTCGACCAACATGGATTTGCTAGAAATCGATTGTGGAGCATTGATGATGATCCTCCTCCATTTCCAACAAATACGTTGAGCAAAGCCTTTGTTGATTTGATACTTAAGACCTCTGAAGAAGACTCAAAAAATTGGCCTcacaagtataaaaaatatttaatatgttgtctatgtttatattttttcaaaaacctgcttatttcatattttgaattggGTATATTATGTTTCCTTATGTTATTATATACCGTTCTGTTTGTTTGTAGTTTTGAATACCGTCTTCGGATAGCTTTGGGACCAGGAGGAGATCTGATGTTGACATCACGGATCAGGAACACAAACAGCGAGGGAAAACCATTTTCGTTCACCTTTGCATACCATACATATTTCTCTGTATCAGACATAAG TGAAGTTCGAGTGGAGGGATTGGAGACCTTGGATTATCTCGATAATTTGCAGAACAAGGAACGTTTTACTGAACAGGGGGATGCTTTAACGTTTGAATCAGAA GTTGACAAGATATATCTTAGCACTCCTACAAAGATTGCAATTATTGATCATGAAAAGAAGAGAACATTTGTTGTCCGTAAAGATGGCCTTCCTGATGCTG TGGTGTGGAATCCTTGGGATAAGAAAGCAAAGGCCATGGCTGATTTTGGTGATGATGAGTACAAGCATATGCTCTGTGTAGAGGCTGCTGCTATTGAGAAGCCTATCACTTTGAAACCTGGAGAAGAATGGAAAGGAAGGTTAGAGCTTTCAGCTGTTCCCTCTAGTTATTGCAGTGGACAACTTGATCCCCAGAGAGTTCTTCTGGGAAGCTGA